AAGTCCCGCAAATGTAGCCTCCACCGAGAACTATCGGGAACACTTAGAACCTGCGTTCGCCTGCCTCCACTATGCAAGACGACGCAGTGCGAAACGCCTCCAACGAGGACGCTGGCCGTCGCACTCCCGCGTGGACCCGCGACCACGCCGCCGGAATCGAACGCTCCGAGGACACCGTCGCGCCCATCATCTACCCGCCGGAGGCTCCAGTCGATTCGGACCTCCACATTTGGGACACGTGGTTCCTCCGCGAACGCGACAACTCCCTCGCCGAAATCGACGGCTACCGCGTCATCTTCGCGCTCACCTCCTCCTCCGAACTCCTTCCCGGCAAACGCCACGACGTGGCGACCATCCGCTACTTCTACTCGCGCGACGGCAAGGAGTGGGAAACTGGCGGACCCGTCTTCGACGTCGACGAGAAAGGACCGCTCGGGTCGCGGCAGTGGGCCGGGTGCGCGCTGTACGACCGAGGAGAAGTCTTCTCGTACTACACCGCGTCCGGTCGCCGCGGCGAGGAGGAACTCACCTACACGCAGCGGCTCGCCGTCGGCCACGGCGGCGCGATAGAAACGGACGAAAACGGCCTTCGAATCGAGGGGCCGTGGACCCACGAAGTCCTGTTGGAACCCGACGGCGAGTATTACGAGACCGAAGCGCAGTCGCGCGGGATGATATACACCTTCCGCGACCCGTGGTTCTTCGAGGACGACGGCACCACCTACCTCCTGTTCGAGGCGAACACGCCGGTTTCCGAGGGCTCGGACGCCTGTGGCGGCGACCCCGCCCAACAGGAGTTCAACGGCAGCGTCGGCATCGCCGAGTCGCCGACGGGCGATCCGACGGA
This genomic stretch from Haloprofundus salilacus harbors:
- a CDS encoding glycoside hydrolase family 68 protein; the encoded protein is MQDDAVRNASNEDAGRRTPAWTRDHAAGIERSEDTVAPIIYPPEAPVDSDLHIWDTWFLRERDNSLAEIDGYRVIFALTSSSELLPGKRHDVATIRYFYSRDGKEWETGGPVFDVDEKGPLGSRQWAGCALYDRGEVFSYYTASGRRGEEELTYTQRLAVGHGGAIETDENGLRIEGPWTHEVLLEPDGEYYETEAQSRGMIYTFRDPWFFEDDGTTYLLFEANTPVSEGSDACGGDPAQQEFNGSVGIAESPTGDPTEFELRAPLLDAVCVNQELERPHVVRRDGRYYLFISSHDHTFAPGLDGYDALYGFVADSLRGEYEPLNGSGLVLTNPSNAPFQAYSWLAFDHGNELLATSFFNYFEFGRPSLDEVAVLPEAEQLRRFGGTLAPTVRLKLDGNHTRIVGTLEHGHLPLPNEKLPEPWWGRGERLPDEGEY